The Gammaproteobacteria bacterium genomic interval GTGTTGCACAAGTCGGTGTCGGAGGCGGCCGTGGTCGGCTTTCCACACGAGAAGAAGGGACAAGGCATTTACGCCTACGTGACCTTGATGGAAGGCGTGGAGCCGAGCGAGGAGCTGGAGAAGGAACTGGCGCAACTGGTGCGCGACGAGATCGGGGCCATTGCCAAGCCGGACGTGATTCAGTGGGCGCCGGGCCTGCCCAAGACGCGCTCGGGCAAGATCATGCGCCGCATCCTGCGCAAGGTTGCCGCCAACGAAGTCGATGAGCTGGGCGACACGTCTACCTTGGCCGATCCATCGGTGGTGGACGATCTGGTCGAGCATCGGGCGAGCAAATAGCGGCGAATTCGTACGCGCCCGGGATCGCGTCTGTACGGTTCGCTGTTGATAACAGCGATCTTCCAGTTATCGTGCCCATGCACGGCTTTGTTAATTTCTTCGCTTAGGGTCTCTATCATGACAAACGGACATACCCTTCGTAATGTCGCGATCGCGTCGCTCGCCGCCAGCGTATTTTTGTACGTACCGCAGTCTGCCCGTGCGTTCGACTTCGAGGCTGGTAAAACGGTCGTCACGATCGGCGGTTTCGCCAAGCTGAGTGCTATTTATAACGACGCCAGCGACGGCAGACAGACAGGATAAGATTCGGCGCTGGGCACCGACTTCTACCTGCCGTTCACGGTGCCGGTGGCCGGTGACGGTGAAAGCCATCAGACCACATATGCGAGCGCCAAGGAGAGCCGGCTCACTTTAGATAGCGCGACCGACATGAATGGCAACGCGTTGACCACCTATTTCGAGATAGATTTTCTGACCGCCGATACGGGCGCCAACGAAGCATTCACGAACTCATTCAGCCCGCGGTTGCGGCACTACTACTTTACGTTTAACGACCTGCTGATGGGGCAGACCTGGTCGACCTTCCAGAATGACGACGCGCTGCCGGAAACGCTGGATTTCGTGGGGCCGGCCGAGAGCACGATCTTCGTTCGTCAGCCGCAGATCCGCTACACTTGGGGGGCCTTCGACTTTGCCATCGAGAATCCGGAGACTGAGCTATACCAAAACGGCGGACCAACCGCATCGGACCCCGAAAGTGGCGATGTAAACGTGTTCCGCCTGGGCACCCGGACCAATGACGGCCGCATTCCGGATTTCGTGGTGCGTTATAACCTAGAAACCGATCTTGGTTCGTTCGCGCTCGCGGGGCTCGGCCGGACGCTTACGGTCGATAACGGCAATCCTGACTTTCTCGACCAAGATGACACTCAGCTCGGGTATGGCTTGAGCCTCTCAGGCGTGGTGCCCGTCGGTGAGGAGGATGAGATGGTGTTCCAGCTTAATGGCGGCGACGGCATTGGACGCTACATGGGGTTCGGTCCCGCCGACGGCGTGATCGATGATACCGGCGAGATCGAGTCAATTCCGCAATATGGCGGGTACTTCGGCTATACCCATGCATGGAGTTCAAAATGGCGCTCCAACGTCGTTGGCAGCTATCGTCAGATCGACAATCCGGTTGAATTCACCGGTACGAATGCCGAAAAGCAGGCTTACAGCTGGCATATCAATTTGCTGTATTCGCCGGTGGAGCCGATCACCTTCGGCGTTGAATTAATTCATGCCGAGCGTGAACTGGAAAGCGGCGCCAACGGTAACATCAATCGCCTGCAGGTATCGGGCATCTACGAGTTCTGATGTCCTGACTCTGAACGCGTTTGCGCTGGTCATGGAAATGTTGAGCACAGCCCAACTGACCACGCTTAAGTTATTTCTAGACAAGTCGTCAATGCGAGGATCGGCTCGACGTGCCAATCCAGGAAGTGGCTGATCAACGGATATTCTAGATTGCTTCGCTGCTCGCAATGACGATTGAGGCGGCTTGTTCAGAGGCTCCCCAACTTATTAGCCTTGAGCGTCAGGCATACACTCGCGTACGCGCTTGAGCCACGCATGGCGCTTTTCGGTTAAACCCGCCGCCGTGAACCGCGTCAGCACCTCGCTGGTGACGCCGGGCAGCGACGCGCTTCGGGCTGTGTCGTGGTACTCGCCGGTCTTCCTGTCAAGCGTGTGTATGCTGATGCTATTACCGTCATGACGCCAAACCTCGGGAACGCCCACTGCCGCGAACACAGGAAAGCGCGGTAGCGACACGTTCGTGATGTCAATTTCGATCACCAGATCCGGCGGCGGGTCGATGGTCAGATCGACTGCGTCATTGCCCCGCATTCGCTCCGCATTTTCGATATAAAAACACGAGTCGGGCTCGAAGCCGCTTGCCAGATCCTGGCGTTTGAAGGTTGTCGAGCCTGCGCCCATGATGTCGATGTTCAGCTGCTCGGCAAGTATCTCGACCAGGGACGCAATGATACGGTTAATGATTTCGTGCCTGTACGAAACGATCATGATTTCCAGCATCCCCCGGTGATAGACAAAGCGCGTGCCCGTGCTATCTCCATGCTCGCTGAGCAGCCTCTCGTACGTCTCCCAGGTGATATCGCGCAGTATGACTTGCCCGGCGACCTGGCGCGGTCGGCTCAATGCTGTTGCCATCGTTCGATATCCTCCGTACGTTAGCGCTACACGCGACCTTCACCCGCAGCCTCAATTCTATCACCCGCCCACAGGTCTTTCCGTTAACGCAGCATGAATGTCTTTCGATGATCGGCCTCGGCAAGGCGCCGTGCGATGACGGTGTTATCCAGTCCAGCGAGCAACATTCCGAATGTACGCAGGCGGCGAAACCGTGGGTGCTGGCGGCGACCATTCTGGGATCGAGCATGGCGTTTATCGACGGCTCGGTGGTCAACGTCGCGCTGCCGGCGATTGCGACAGATCTCGCCGCCTCGGTGGCGGGCATGCAATGGGTGGTCAATGCGTACGCGCTGCTGCTCGCGTCGCTAATTCTGATCAGTGGCGTGGCGGGCGATCGCTTCGGGCGGCGGCGCGTGTTCGCGCTCGGCATTGTGCTGTTCATGCTTGCGTCAGTATGGTGCGGGCTTGCGGCCGACGTTGAACAACTGATCTTCGCGCGGGCAGTGCAGGGTGTGGGCGGGGCCATGCTGGTGCCCAGCAGCCTCGCCATCATCAGCGCGACTTTCGAGACGCACGAACGAGGCAGGGCGATCGGCACATGGGCCGGTTTTTCGGCTGTCACCGCGGCGCTCGGACCGGTGCTGGGCGGGTGGTTGGTAGACGCGGTGTCGTGGCGCGCGATTTTTTTCATCAACGTGCCGCTTGCCCTTCTGGCGCTTATGATTACCTTAACGCGCGTGCCGGAGAGTCGCGCTAATCAAGAAAACCCCGCGCTGGACTGGCGCGGCGCCTTGCTGGCGGTGACGGGGCTAGCGGCGCTGACTTACGGCCTGATCGTCGCCGCCGAACTGGGCTGGAGTCACGCGGTCGTGATCGGCGCGCTGCTTGCCGCCGTGCTGATCCTGAGCGTATTCCTGCGGGTCGAAGCGCGCGCCGCGTCGCCCATGCTGCCGCTGACGCTGTTTCGTTCACCCACGTTCAGCGGCGCGAATCTGATGACCCTGCTGCTTTACTTCGGCTTAAGCGGCAGCCTGTTTTTCCTGCCATTCAATCTGATTCAGGTGCAGGATTATTCGGCCACGCAGGCGGGCGCGGCGTTTCTGCCGTTTACGATCATCATGGGCGGGCTGTCGCGCTGGGCCGGCGGATTGCTGGCGCGATACGGCGCGAGGCCGCCGCTCGTTGTGGGGCCCGTCGTCGCCGCCTGCGGTCTCGCTCTGTTTGCCTGGCCGGGCATCGGCGGCTCGTACTGGACGACGTTCTTCCCGGGCATGGTGGTACTGGCGCTGGGCATGACAATCAGCGTCGCGCCGCTGACCACAACGGTAATCAACGCCGTGGATAACCGTTATGCGGGCACTGCCTCGGGTGTCAACAACGCGGTGTCGCGCACCGCCACCTTGCTCGCGGTCGCGGTGCTGGGTGTGGTGGCGCTGCAGGTCTTTCGGGTCAGCCTGGATGAGCGCCTGATGATGTTGAATGTCCCGCCAGCAATCGAAAAAATAGTTGTCCGCACCAGCGATCGCCTGGCAGGTGTGCAGGTGCCCGCGAACGCGACGCCGGCAGCGCGCGAGGCACTGCAACGGGCGGCGGACGAATCCTTCGTTACCAGTTTTCGCGCCGTGATGCTGACCGCCGCCGGCTGTGCGCTGGCGGGCGCGGCATGCGCTGGCCTGATGATCGCGCCCGCGACCGGCGGCGGTCAAAGGCGCCAGGGCGGAGCCACCTTCAAATCAGGCGTAAACCCAGGTCCATAAAGTATGAACATCGGAATGAAGCTTGCCACTCGCATTGGGAGCAGCCACTGATGGCCGGAATCAGGGATGTCAAAGCCTGTGTATTCGACGCCTATGGAACGCTGTTCGATGTGCACTCCGCCGTTAAACGATACCGTAAAAGAATAGGCGAACACGCCCAGCCCCTGTCCGTATTGTGGCGCACCAGGCAACTGGAATATACCTGGCTACGCAGCCTGATGGGCGCGCACGCGGATTTCTGGCAGATCACGGGCGACGCCCTGGACTATGCCATGCGAACTTATGGTCTTTTCGATGGGCGGCTGCGTGAGGATCTCATGCGCGCTTATCACGAGCTCGATTGTTATCCGGAGGTAAAGGATTCCCTGGCGGCGCTCAAACGCCGCGGCATCAGAACTGCCATTCTCTCCAACGGCACGCGCGGCATGATCGAGGCGGCCACCGCCGCGGCCGGACTCGACGAGCTCATCGACGACATCTGCACGGTCGACGAACTGCGCATCTACAAACCGCACCCGAAGGTTTATCGCCTGGCCTGCGAACGCCTCGCGCTACCGGCCGAACGAATCAGCTTCCAGTCGGCCAACGCCTGGGACGCCGCCGGCGCGGCTTACTTCGGCATGCGTGTGGTGTGGATCAATCGCGCAGGCGCACAACCCGAGCGAATTCCGAACCTCCCCGACGCGGAACTCGCGAGCCTCGCCGGGTTGCCCGATCTCATCGGCTGACCTCACACCGGACTGCCGGCTCTCTCGTTTGCCAGCTCACTGTTGGGACTTTTGGTGCTGCGATGACTAGAATAACCTTGACACTATCGCGCGGAGGATCGGTCATGCCGCAGCACGACTATCAAACCGTCTACAGTCGCTGGTTGAGTGATCCGCAAGGATTCTGGAGCGAGGCCGCCGAGGCCATCCACTGGGACCGACCCTGGGACAAGGTGCTGGACGACGGTGACAAACCTTTCTATCGCTGGTTCGCCGGCGGGCGCCTGAACACCTGCTATAACGCGCTGGATATCCACGTCGATCAAGGTCGCGGCGAGCAGCCGGCCCTTATCCATGACAGCCCGGTCACCGATTTGATCAGGCGCTATTCTTATCGCGAATTGCGCGACACAGTGGCATTGTTCGCCGGGGCGCTGCGCGATCAGGGCGTGGCCCGCGGCGACCGGGTGATCATTTACATGCCGATGGTCCCGGAGGCCGTGATCGCCATGCTGGCCTGCGCGCGACTGGGCGCGATTCACTCGGTTGTCTTCGGCGGTTTCGCCGCCAATGAACTGGCCACCCGCATCGATGACGCACAGCCCAAGCTCATCGTCACCGCGTCCTGCGGCGTCGAGCCGGGCCTCGTGATTGAATACAAGCCGCTGGTGGACAAGGCGCTGGCGCAGGCCAGACACAAGCCGGACGGCTGCATCGTCCTGCAGCGGCCGCAGTGCCGCGCGAAGCTTGTGGCAGGCCGCGATTTCGACTGGCAGGATGCGATGGCGAGCGCCACGCCGGCCGATTGCGTGCCGGTCGCGGCGACCAATCCGCTCTATATTCTTTACACCTCGGGCACTACCGGCAAGCCAAAAGGCATCGTGCGCGACAACGGCGGTC includes:
- a CDS encoding acetyl-coenzyme A synthetase (Acs; catalyzes the conversion of acetate and CoA to acetyl-CoA), which encodes VLHKSVSEAAVVGFPHEKKGQGIYAYVTLMEGVEPSEELEKELAQLVRDEIGAIAKPDVIQWAPGLPKTRSGKIMRRILRKVAANEVDELGDTSTLADPSVVDDLVEHRASK
- a CDS encoding porin; this translates as MPVAGDGESHQTTYASAKESRLTLDSATDMNGNALTTYFEIDFLTADTGANEAFTNSFSPRLRHYYFTFNDLLMGQTWSTFQNDDALPETLDFVGPAESTIFVRQPQIRYTWGAFDFAIENPETELYQNGGPTASDPESGDVNVFRLGTRTNDGRIPDFVVRYNLETDLGSFALAGLGRTLTVDNGNPDFLDQDDTQLGYGLSLSGVVPVGEEDEMVFQLNGGDGIGRYMGFGPADGVIDDTGEIESIPQYGGYFGYTHAWSSKWRSNVVGSYRQIDNPVEFTGTNAEKQAYSWHINLLYSPVEPITFGVELIHAERELESGANGNINRLQVSGIYEF
- a CDS encoding Uma2 family endonuclease, whose protein sequence is MATALSRPRQVAGQVILRDITWETYERLLSEHGDSTGTRFVYHRGMLEIMIVSYRHEIINRIIASLVEILAEQLNIDIMGAGSTTFKRQDLASGFEPDSCFYIENAERMRGNDAVDLTIDPPPDLVIEIDITNVSLPRFPVFAAVGVPEVWRHDGNSISIHTLDRKTGEYHDTARSASLPGVTSEVLTRFTAAGLTEKRHAWLKRVRECMPDAQG
- a CDS encoding MFS transporter, which produces MIGLGKAPCDDGVIQSSEQHSECTQAAKPWVLAATILGSSMAFIDGSVVNVALPAIATDLAASVAGMQWVVNAYALLLASLILISGVAGDRFGRRRVFALGIVLFMLASVWCGLAADVEQLIFARAVQGVGGAMLVPSSLAIISATFETHERGRAIGTWAGFSAVTAALGPVLGGWLVDAVSWRAIFFINVPLALLALMITLTRVPESRANQENPALDWRGALLAVTGLAALTYGLIVAAELGWSHAVVIGALLAAVLILSVFLRVEARAASPMLPLTLFRSPTFSGANLMTLLLYFGLSGSLFFLPFNLIQVQDYSATQAGAAFLPFTIIMGGLSRWAGGLLARYGARPPLVVGPVVAACGLALFAWPGIGGSYWTTFFPGMVVLALGMTISVAPLTTTVINAVDNRYAGTASGVNNAVSRTATLLAVAVLGVVALQVFRVSLDERLMMLNVPPAIEKIVVRTSDRLAGVQVPANATPAAREALQRAADESFVTSFRAVMLTAAGCALAGAACAGLMIAPATGGGQRRQGGATFKSGVNPGP
- a CDS encoding haloacid dehalogenase type II encodes the protein MAGIRDVKACVFDAYGTLFDVHSAVKRYRKRIGEHAQPLSVLWRTRQLEYTWLRSLMGAHADFWQITGDALDYAMRTYGLFDGRLREDLMRAYHELDCYPEVKDSLAALKRRGIRTAILSNGTRGMIEAATAAAGLDELIDDICTVDELRIYKPHPKVYRLACERLALPAERISFQSANAWDAAGAAYFGMRVVWINRAGAQPERIPNLPDAELASLAGLPDLIG